Within Sulfurovum xiamenensis, the genomic segment CAATTAATCCAAAAAAACAGTTTCATCCCAAGGAAATAATATGACACTCACCTCAGAAGATAAAAAAATCATTCTGGACAGTATTAGAGACATCCCAGACTTTCCAAAGCCAGGTATCATCTTTAAAGATATTACTACCCTGCTCTCTACGCCAGATGCTTTTAATACTTTGATGACGCACCTTGAAAATCGTTATGAAAGTTATGACTTGGACTATGTTGCAGGCATCGATGCAAGAGGGTTTATCTTTGGTTCCATTTTGGCTGATAGACTGGGTGTTGGCTTTGTACCTGTTCGAAAAAAAGGAAAACTACCCTATACCACTGTGGCTGAGAAATACAGTCTTGAGTATGGATTTGACGAAGTAGAGATACACATCGATGCTTTTGGAGAAAAAGAAGATCCGAAGGTACTTCTCATAGATGATCTTATTGCTACAGGCGGAACAGCAAAAGCGGCTGCAAACCTCATAGATAAAGTGGGTGCAAATTGTGTAGAGGCATGTTTCATCATGGAGCTTGCCTTCCTCAATGGACGTCAAGGCTTCGATGCCCCTGTCTATTCTGTTTTAGAGATAGATTAGCTTTCATAGTGTGTTCAAGATAAACACACTATGGCAAAGTCCTTTGCATCGACATAGGACACATTTTGTCCAACATAAACAATGTAGTGTATAATGTAGCATCTACTAAAGGTGACCACCATGAGAGTTTATATGTTTTTTTCAATTTTTCTTCTACTTTTCTTCTCAATACATTACCTTTTTTACTCCAGGGTCATCAAAAAGTTCTTGGTATCTGAAGCAGTGAAAAAGAAGTTGACCCTCCTGTTAGGCCTGAACTTTATTTTCAATATACTCTATGTCTTAGGCCGTTATACAGATCTAATCAACACGCCTTTTTATTATCTCTTCTCTCTCTCCATCGGTATCTCTTTTGTGCTTCTTTTATATCTTATTGTTCATGAAGTGCTTAACCTGTTTCATAAAACACTCAGAAGTGTCGACATTTCGAAAAGAAACTTCATTAAGAACAGTGGTGATGCTGCGCTGATCGCACTCTCTACCTCTTATGTCAGTGCCGGTGCCTATGAGGGGATGAAGGAGCCCGTCGTCAATGTAGTGGAGTTTGATCATTTTGATTTTTCTATTATTCAGATCAGTGATTTTCATATAGGAGGCCTGATCGACAGAGATTTTGTTAAAGCCTCTGTCTCTAAGATCAATGCGCTCAAACCGGACATAGTCTTTATAACCGGCGATCTTGTCGATACTGCGCTGGAAGAGATAAAAGAGAGTATCAGAGAACTTGACAATATACGTGCTAAACACGGCATCTACTATATTTTTGGTAATCATGAGTTTTTTCACAATCCCCTGGAGATCATTGAGTTTATCAAAAGCACAAAGATCACACTGTTGCTCAATGAGAATGTAAAGATAGATGCATTAAAGCTCAATGTCGTAGGTGTAACAGACCTTATAGGCTATCGTATGAAC encodes:
- a CDS encoding adenine phosphoribosyltransferase, which encodes MTLTSEDKKIILDSIRDIPDFPKPGIIFKDITTLLSTPDAFNTLMTHLENRYESYDLDYVAGIDARGFIFGSILADRLGVGFVPVRKKGKLPYTTVAEKYSLEYGFDEVEIHIDAFGEKEDPKVLLIDDLIATGGTAKAAANLIDKVGANCVEACFIMELAFLNGRQGFDAPVYSVLEID
- a CDS encoding metallophosphoesterase; this encodes MRVYMFFSIFLLLFFSIHYLFYSRVIKKFLVSEAVKKKLTLLLGLNFIFNILYVLGRYTDLINTPFYYLFSLSIGISFVLLLYLIVHEVLNLFHKTLRSVDISKRNFIKNSGDAALIALSTSYVSAGAYEGMKEPVVNVVEFDHFDFSIIQISDFHIGGLIDRDFVKASVSKINALKPDIVFITGDLVDTALEEIKESIRELDNIRAKHGIYYIFGNHEFFHNPLEIIEFIKSTKITLLLNENVKIDALKLNVVGVTDLIGYRMNLLEPDIDKAFKGCHDTYKTILLAHQPKYIEELGNYRPDLILSGHTHGGQIWPFGHLVRLQQPYVKGLHRLSNGSHLYVNSGIGFWGPPMRLDSQAEIAYIV